The following proteins come from a genomic window of Sorex araneus isolate mSorAra2 chromosome 1, mSorAra2.pri, whole genome shotgun sequence:
- the GIMAP1 gene encoding GTPase IMAP family member 1, which yields MGGRRMARDEESVYDPEAAQLLQEPRLRLLLVGKSGTGKSATGNSILGRDCFPSRLSATPVTTTCAVGTCRWGRWHVEVLDTPDLFSSDIPDSDPRWWERGRCVLLSAPGPHVLLLVTQLGRFTPGDQLAVSAVKDAFGDAVLARTIMVFTRGEDLAGGSLREYVRDGDNRALRELVAECGHRVCAFNNRATGGQREAQVAELMAQVEQLLRAQGGGPYTGGPFQLAQTPGLGSAQDQLRRVAASLAARMHQPRRRRGLLAGLWAWSRAPANRPWVGLALLLGGVLLFYLLQGYRGAREHLRDS from the exons ATGGGAGGACGGAGGATGGCAAGGGATGAAGAAAGTGTCTATG ATCCCGAGGCCGCGCAGCTCCTGCAGGAGCCCAGACTGAGGCTCCTCCTGGTGGGGAAATCTGGCACCGGGAAGAGCGCCACGGGGAACAGCATCCTGGGCCGGGACTGCTTCCCGTCCCGGCTCAGCGCCACGCCCGTGACCACGACCTGCGCCGTGGGGACGTGCAGGTGGGGCCGGTGGCACGTGGAGGTCCTGGACACGCCGGACCTGTTCAGTTCCGACATCCCCGACTCGGACCCGCGGTGGTGGGAGCGGGGCCGTTGCGTCCTGCTCTCGGCGCCGGGGCCCCACGTCCTGCTGCTGGTGACCCAGCTGGGCCGCTTCACCCCCGGGGACCAGCTGGCCGTGAGCGCCGTGAAGGACGCTTTCGGGGACGCCGTGCTGGCGCGCACCATCATGGTCTTCACGCGCGGGGAGGACCTAGCCGGGGGGTCCCTGCGGGAGTACGTGCGCGACGGCGACAACCGCGCGCTGCGCGAGCTGGTGGCCGAGTGCGGGCACCGCGTGTGCGCCTTCAACAACCGGGCCACGGGCGGCCAGCGGGAGGCGCAGGTGGCCGAGCTGATGGCGCAGGTGGAGCAgctgctcagggcccagggcGGCGGCCCCTACACCGGCGGGCCCTTCCAGCTGGCGCAGACCCCGGGCTTGGGCAGCGCCCAGGACCAGCTGCGCAGGGTGGCCGCGAGCCTGGCCGCGCGCATGCACCAGCCCCGACGGCGACGCGGGctgctggcagggctgtgggccTGGAGCCGGGCGCCTGCCAACCGCCCGTGGGTgggcctggccctgctgctgGGGGGCGTCCTCCTGTTCTACCTGCTGCAGGGGTACCGGGGCGCTCGGGAGCACCTCAGGGACTCTTAG
- the LOC129403320 gene encoding GTPase IMAP family member 5-like: MLSPKGFSTGGTGNFGLGYVQLLGVPVSKPARGPPRPPTTPDGLRRPDAPNPGASLCPAAQPRSRSRSPSAAPGKKRMEAVPGSKYGSMSEGRRKQGPSLLMVALTIAGQCGNEELGHSRVQTVSSGSRAGAGIDASSSLRIVLVGKSGSGKSATGNSILCRPEFESHVAGQSVTRQCQEARGTWEGRSILVVDTPPIFDAGPPTQDLYKNIGDCYLLSAPGPHVLLLVTQLGRFTAHDAEAVRRVKEVFGLGAMRHVIVLFTHKEDLQGEPLADYLASVRDSGLPGLLRECGRRFCGFNNRATGAEQRRQLAELMGQVESLERELQGGFLSNELSREAQLLLQQRSAGAECVEQRARFLGLVRRELEKQRRAVATAPGSCHRARLCRNSDWVASGISALLITCILIFLAILIYYGITRTH, encoded by the exons ATGTTAAGTCCCAAGGGGTTCAGCACGGGAGGAACTGGAAACTTTGGTCTGGGCTATGTCCAG CTGCTCGGGGTTCCTGTTTCAAAGCCTGCGCgcggccccccgcggcccccaaCGACCCCCGACGGCCTCCGCCGCCCGGACGCCCCAAACCCCGGAGCGTCCCTCTGTCCCGCCGCGCAGCcccggagccggagccggagtCCCAGCGCCGCGCCCGGTAAG aaGAGAATGGAAGCGGTTCCTGGCAGCAAATACGGAAGCATGAGTGAAG gaagaaggaagcagGGCCCCTCCCTCCTCATGGTCGCTCTCACCATAGCTGGGCAATGTGGGAATGAG GAGCTCGGACATAGTCGGGTGCAAACTGTTTCCTCAGGCAGCAGAGCAGGTGCCGGCATTGACGCTTCGTCCTCCTTGAGGATCGTCCTGGTGGGCAAATCGGGCAGCGGGAAAAGTGCCACCGGGAACAGCATCCTCTGCCGGCCAGAATTCGAGTCCCACGTGGCGGGGCAGAGCgtgaccaggcagtgccaggaggcCAGGGGCACTTGGGAAGGGAGGAGCATCCTGGTGGTGGACACGCCCCCCATCTTCGACGCCGGGCCCCCCACCCAAGACCTATACAAGAACATCGGGGACTGCTACCTGCTCTCTGCCCCCGGGCCCCACGTGCTGCTGCTGGTCACTCAGCTGGGCCGCTTCACCGCGCACGACGCCGAGGCCGTCAGGAGGGTGAAGGAGGTCTTTGGGCTGGGGGCCATGAGACACGTGATCGTCCTCTTCACCCACAAGGAGGACCTGCAGGGCGAGCCCCTGGCTGACTACCTGGCCAGCGTGAGGGACTCGGGGCTGCCCGGGCTCCTGCGGGAGTGCGGGAGGAGGTTCTGCGGCTTCAACAACCGGGCCACGGGCGCAGAGCAGCGCCGGCAGCTGGCCGAGCTCATGGGCCAGGTGGAGAGTCTGGAGCGGGAGCTGCAGGGCGGCTTCCTGAGCAACGAATTGTCGCGGGAGGCGCAGCTGCTGCTGCAGCAGCGGAGCGCAGGGGCCGAGTGCGTGGAGCAGCGCGCACGCTTCCTGGGCCTGGTGCGGCGCGAGCTGGAGAAGCAGAGGCGGGCGGTGGCCACGGCCCCAGGGAGCTGCCACAGGGCCAGGCTGTGCAGGAACTCGGACTGGGTGGCTTCTGGAATTTCTGCTCTTCTTATTACCTGCATTTTGATCTTTCTGGCCATTTTAATTTACTACGGTATCACGCGTACACACTGA